From Geotalea uraniireducens Rf4:
CATAAGAACCTCCTGGCATTGATTATATGTGTATCCATGCGCTGGATAGCGATTGATGAAGCGCAATCCCTCTCCTACAGATACGTTTCAGGCTCCTTCCGATGACTACAGTTAACGGTCAACTGCTCTGCCGCCTGCTTGATACGTGGGTCATCCATTGATTTTGCACCGGCTGGACAGCATTTGACGCATGCGCAGCACCGGATACACGAACTTTTATCTGTCAATGTGGGGGCATCCGCATGTATCGCAGCGGTGGGGCAAACCGATGTGCACTTCTTGCACCTTGTGCATAGCATCTCTTGTGTAACGGATGAGATATCCGATAGCATCCGTAGTTCCTTAAAAGGGAAGTTCCCAGGGACCTGGAGCGGGATCAACTCCTCAAGTGCCCGGATGTTTATTATCTTCTCACGGATCATTTTCCCGAATGTCTTTGCTTTCCCGAGGTCTTCCACGTCAGGCCGTCCGACGGCGATAGGTGTGCAGTTGGTGGAAAAGGAATGTTCACCAATAAATGCTCCGGCGGCAATGGGGTTGAACCCTGCTTCCTGGGCAACATCCCTTAATTCGAGGAGCGCGTCTTCATAAGCTCTATTCCCGTACACGACGACGATAACCGCTGGTGCACCATTTCCCTTAAGTTTTCGCAGCCTGGAAACCGCAACTGCGGGGAGCCGCCCGCTGTACACCGGAGATCCGATGATGGCCAAATCTTCATACCCTCTTTGGGGCTTCTCTATTTCTGCATCATGGGTGGTCAAATCAAGGGCTTCGACGTCGACAACCTGAAGTCCTTGCGAAATGCCTTCTACGACCTTCCTTGTCGTTTGAGTCGGCGAAAAGTAGATCAGTTTTGCTGAGTTAATATTCATTTTGCCCCCCGTCCTCATCAATTCATTTCTTTTATTTTTCATGTTTTCGGCTAACAACCTATCCGTGTGCGGCGTAAACAAAATCAACTTTGTGAACGGTCTTCCACGCGTAATTCCAACACTATGCGCCCCCATCCACCGCACTGAAGCCCTACATCAAAGCAACTGGCCCGCTTGAACCTGATCTCATTGGGGTCAACACCTGCATAGATCATCTCGTTGGCCGTAAAGACCATCATGAAAGCAGAATTCAACGAATAAGCGCATACTTTCTTCGGACATAGTTCCGTGAGTAGATTGCCCGCCCCATCAAAGTAGAACTTATCGCCAACCTTGTGACGACTATTACAGCCATGTGATTCGACTACCTCAAGAATGATGGTCTTGTTCATCAAGGTGGCATTTTTAGTCAGGACATCTTCATTTCTCGGATTCTCCCTGAACTTTTTCATTTCTTCATCCGTGTAACCCAAATGCTTTTGGATTATTTTCCACATGCGTTCATCAATCGCCATGTTTAGACTCCTTTTACTATAAAGAAAAAAGGGACACTTCTGCGTGAGCATGTGGAGCACGTCCCGCGCGTGCACGACCTGCGGCCGATGGTTCGGAATTTACTCCTTAACGGCAACTGCTTTGAAAAACGTGTAACAGAAAACGCCATCCGGTTCTGTTGTCCTGTAAAGTTCTTCGATGCCTTTGTCGAAGGTGTTCTGATCGGTTAATCCCGCTGCGAGTGCAGATTCACGTACACCCTCAATCATGGCGGTAAAAGTCTTTATGGTGAAGCCATCAACGAGTTCAGGTCTGCCGGCATCAACATAAACCATTCGCGGAGAAACATGAATTGCTCCGTAGCCGGCTTCGTTCAGAAGTGGATACAGTTCTCTGCCTATATTGGCATTCCCGCCGGCTCTCTTTTGCAGCTCAACCTGGCAGCTGATAACCTTATGAGCCGATTCACCGTCCGGGAAGAAATATGTTGAACCGTGATCGCCTTCAATCACGGTTATTGTTCCGCCAATCTTCAGATATTTTTTCAGAATGTTTAACGCTTTAACCGGATGGGGCAAATGTTCGAGAACGAAACAGACAAAAATATGGTCAAAGGAATTTGTCTCGAAGGGCAAATGGAAAATGTCACCTTGCTGGAACATGACGTTTGTTATCCCCGCGGCCTCGGTATTCAACCTGGCCGTGACCACAGAGTTTTCAGATATATCGACAGAAGTGATCAGTGCTTCCGGGCTGTTCCTGGCAAGAGTTACTGTTTGTGCGCCAACTCCACAACCTGCTTCCAAAACCTTGCTTCCGGCAGGATAAACAGTGTCGGAGTGCAATAACTCAACCAGTGTCGACGCTTGGTCCTGAAGGCGAATGTTCTCTCTTAAATCGTAGCCGTGAACGTATGTGTTATTCATTCATTGTTTCCTTTTTTACGCCGTTGTTCTGTGCCGTTTTTTGTAAAATGCCAGGAACTCGCTGGGAGAAAAAACCGTCACGCCCTGGCACAGTTCCGATGGAAAATGAACCTGGTTTCCTGTGATGAGACATTCAACTTGAGCGGCTATAGCCACTTCCAGGAATGCTTCATCATCAATGTCCGGCAATGATTGGGAGAGAGGAGATGCTGCGACCGTGAGTCCACGATGCTCGATATGATCCAGAAGGGCAGAGACCTTGTCTTTTTCAAACTTGAATTTAGGCCGGTCGAGAACTTCTTCGTATTCGGTCAAGATGCGGGCATCAAAAGAAAGTGTGAGCTCACCGGACGAAACCATGCGGACAATTTCTCCGCATGGACCGAACGGTGACAAAAGACCGGCAACAAGGACATTGGTATCGAGAACAATGTTCATCGCGCTGATGCACGCTTTTTGCGGACAGCTTTGATTTGCTTGTCAATCTCGTCCATCGTGATCTTGTCGGTTCCTTTGTCTGCGGACCAGCGCTGGATACTTGCTACCGCCTCGACTGCGCGCGCTTGCCGGAATGCGGCCAAAGACTC
This genomic window contains:
- a CDS encoding putative toxin-antitoxin system toxin component, PIN family — translated: MNIVLDTNVLVAGLLSPFGPCGEIVRMVSSGELTLSFDARILTEYEEVLDRPKFKFEKDKVSALLDHIEHRGLTVAASPLSQSLPDIDDEAFLEVAIAAQVECLITGNQVHFPSELCQGVTVFSPSEFLAFYKKRHRTTA
- a CDS encoding 4Fe-4S binding protein — its product is MKNKRNELMRTGGKMNINSAKLIYFSPTQTTRKVVEGISQGLQVVDVEALDLTTHDAEIEKPQRGYEDLAIIGSPVYSGRLPAVAVSRLRKLKGNGAPAVIVVVYGNRAYEDALLELRDVAQEAGFNPIAAGAFIGEHSFSTNCTPIAVGRPDVEDLGKAKTFGKMIREKIINIRALEELIPLQVPGNFPFKELRMLSDISSVTQEMLCTRCKKCTSVCPTAAIHADAPTLTDKSSCIRCCACVKCCPAGAKSMDDPRIKQAAEQLTVNCSHRKEPETYL
- a CDS encoding class I SAM-dependent methyltransferase; the encoded protein is MNNTYVHGYDLRENIRLQDQASTLVELLHSDTVYPAGSKVLEAGCGVGAQTVTLARNSPEALITSVDISENSVVTARLNTEAAGITNVMFQQGDIFHLPFETNSFDHIFVCFVLEHLPHPVKALNILKKYLKIGGTITVIEGDHGSTYFFPDGESAHKVISCQVELQKRAGGNANIGRELYPLLNEAGYGAIHVSPRMVYVDAGRPELVDGFTIKTFTAMIEGVRESALAAGLTDQNTFDKGIEELYRTTEPDGVFCYTFFKAVAVKE
- a CDS encoding type II toxin-antitoxin system Phd/YefM family antitoxin, coding for MKFLSVRDLRGKSAEIWKELPAEREMIITSNGRPIAILAAISESNLEESLAAFRQARAVEAVASIQRWSADKGTDKITMDEIDKQIKAVRKKRASAR